From the genome of Mugil cephalus isolate CIBA_MC_2020 chromosome 2, CIBA_Mcephalus_1.1, whole genome shotgun sequence, one region includes:
- the LOC125003673 gene encoding multidrug and toxin extrusion protein 1-like isoform X1, which translates to MESPMYPNGDLAGAAPVHSSGGNSCLKNNRCLIPPQYRNELVQLIKLAGPVVISQLMVFMIGIISMVFCGHLGKTELAGVSLASAVVNITGISIGTGLSAACDTLISQTYGSGNLKRVGVILQRGILILLLACFPCWAVLINTEPLLLAVKQSPEVASLAQLYVKIFMPALPAAFMYQLQGKYLQNQGIMWPQVTTGAIGNVLNAIINYVFLYPLELGVAGSAAANAISQYILALFLYVYICWRGLHKATWGGWSLESLQEWGLFIKVAVPSMFMICLSWWIFEIGGFLAGLISEVELGAQSITNQLCVAASMFPLGLTVAASVRVGNALGAGNIEQAKLSCKVPIICAFTVACFVGASLSVARNVIGYIFTSELCILLGMAVVIKECHCYGWGDIVQRVADVMLICSFMHVCDATAGVAAGVLRGAGKQLIGALFNLVGFYFIGFPIGVSLMFAANMGIVGLWTGLVICVSLQATLFITFLWKLDWKKAAEEALIRAGVQISEEKEMVELEHTDLNSSQDQEGSTDLDVRNPGQREFTVTTVGDVLSVKQLVVWRGLALLIMIIILLAGIIASIFLVRMLK; encoded by the exons ATGGAAAGTCCAATGTACCCTAACGGAGACTTGGCTGGAGCTGCTCCTGTTCATAGCTCCGGGGGGAACTCTTGTCTGAAGAACAACCGCTGCCTGATTCCGCCACAATACCGAAATGAGCTCGTGCAGCTTATTAAACTGGCGGGACCAGTG GTCATTTCTCAGCTCATGGTCTTCATGATCGGTATCATCAGCATGGTGTTCTGTGGTCACTTGGGGAAAACTGAACTAGCAGGAGTATCGCTTGCATCAGCG GTGGTGAACATCACTGGTATTTCCATTGGCACCGGATTGTCAGCCGCATGTGATACCCTCATCTCCCAG ACGTATGGGAGTGGAAACTTGAAGCGTGTCGGGGTGATTCTCCAGAGGGGGATTCTGATTCTGCTGCTGGCCTGTTTCCCCTGCTGGGCCGTCCTCATCAACACTGAACCCCTCCTGCTCGCTGTCAAGCAGAGCCCAGAGGTCGCCAG TCTCGCCCAGCTGTATGTGAAGATCTTCATGCCTGCTCTCCCT GCGGCGTTTATGTACCAGCTACAAGGGAAGTATCTACAAAATCAG GGAATTATGTGGCCTCAGGTTACAACTGGAGCAATCGGGAATGTGCTCAATGCAATCATCAACTACGTCTTCCTCTATCCTCTGGAGCTGGGTGTCGC TGGATCTGCAGCAGCTAATGCCATCTCACAGTATATACTGGCTTTGTTCCTGTATGTGTACATCTGCTGGAGGGGTCTGCACAAAGCCACTTGGGGAG GCTGGTCACTAGAAAGTCTGCAGGAATGGGGTCTCTTCATCAAGGTGGCCGTCCCCAGCATGTTCATGATTTGTCTGTCATGGTGGATATTTGAAATAGGAGGATTCCTGGCTGGTTTGATCAGTGAGGTTGAGCTGGGGGCTCAGTCCATCACCAATCAGCTGTGCGTCGCAGCGTCCATG TTCCCACTAGGCCTCACGGTGGCAGCCAGTGTGAGAGTTGGGAATGCTCTTGGTGCAGGAAACATAGAGCAGGCCAAGCTGTCTTGCAAAGTCCCCATCATCTGTGCAT TCACAGTTGCCTGTTTTGTTGGAGCTAGTCTCAGCGTCGCCAGAAACGTCATTGGATACATTTTCACCTCAGAGCT ctgcatcctgctggggatggctgttgtcatcaaggagtgtcattgctatgggtggGG AGACATCGTCCAGAGGGTTGCTGATGTCATGCTCATATGTAGTTTCATGCATGTCTGTGATGCCACTGCG GGAGTGGCCGCAGGTGTTctcagaggagcaggaaaacAGTTGATCGGTGCTCTGTTTAATTTAGTGGGTTTCTACTTCATCGGCTTCCCCATTGGCGTGTCCCTTATGTTCGCAGCAAATATGGGGATCGTAG GACTATGGACAGGACTTGTCATTTGTGTATCACTGCAAGCCAcccttttcatcacatttttatgGAAGCTTGATTGGAAAAAGGCTGCGGAAGAG GCTCTCATAAGAGCAGGTGTCCAGATCTCTGAAGAAAAAGAGATGGTTGAGTTGGAGCACACGG ATTTAAATTCAAGCCAAGACCAAGAGGGGAGCACAGACTTGGACGTACGCAATCCAGGCCAAAGAGAGTTCACCGTTACCACAGTGGGAGACGTGCTGTCGGTAAAGCAGCTGGTTGTTTGGCGTGGACTAGCTCTGTTGATCATGATCATCATCCTTCTTGCTGGAATTATTGCCAGCATTTTTCTGGTGAGGATGTTAAAATGA
- the LOC125003673 gene encoding multidrug and toxin extrusion protein 1-like isoform X2 has translation MESPMYPNGDLAGAAPVHSSGGNSCLKNNRCLIPPQYRNELVQLIKLAGPVVISQLMVFMIGIISMVFCGHLGKTELAGVSLASAVVNITGISIGTGLSAACDTLISQTYGSGNLKRVGVILQRGILILLLACFPCWAVLINTEPLLLAVKQSPEVASLAQLYVKIFMPALPAAFMYQLQGKYLQNQGIMWPQVTTGAIGNVLNAIINYVFLYPLELGVAGSAAANAISQYILALFLYVYICWRGLHKATWGGWSLESLQEWGLFIKVAVPSMFMICLSWWIFEIGGFLAGLISEVELGAQSITNQLCVAASMFPLGLTVAASVRVGNALGAGNIEQAKLSCKVPIICAFTVACFVGASLSVARNVIGYIFTSELDIVQRVADVMLICSFMHVCDATAGVAAGVLRGAGKQLIGALFNLVGFYFIGFPIGVSLMFAANMGIVGLWTGLVICVSLQATLFITFLWKLDWKKAAEEALIRAGVQISEEKEMVELEHTDLNSSQDQEGSTDLDVRNPGQREFTVTTVGDVLSVKQLVVWRGLALLIMIIILLAGIIASIFLVRMLK, from the exons ATGGAAAGTCCAATGTACCCTAACGGAGACTTGGCTGGAGCTGCTCCTGTTCATAGCTCCGGGGGGAACTCTTGTCTGAAGAACAACCGCTGCCTGATTCCGCCACAATACCGAAATGAGCTCGTGCAGCTTATTAAACTGGCGGGACCAGTG GTCATTTCTCAGCTCATGGTCTTCATGATCGGTATCATCAGCATGGTGTTCTGTGGTCACTTGGGGAAAACTGAACTAGCAGGAGTATCGCTTGCATCAGCG GTGGTGAACATCACTGGTATTTCCATTGGCACCGGATTGTCAGCCGCATGTGATACCCTCATCTCCCAG ACGTATGGGAGTGGAAACTTGAAGCGTGTCGGGGTGATTCTCCAGAGGGGGATTCTGATTCTGCTGCTGGCCTGTTTCCCCTGCTGGGCCGTCCTCATCAACACTGAACCCCTCCTGCTCGCTGTCAAGCAGAGCCCAGAGGTCGCCAG TCTCGCCCAGCTGTATGTGAAGATCTTCATGCCTGCTCTCCCT GCGGCGTTTATGTACCAGCTACAAGGGAAGTATCTACAAAATCAG GGAATTATGTGGCCTCAGGTTACAACTGGAGCAATCGGGAATGTGCTCAATGCAATCATCAACTACGTCTTCCTCTATCCTCTGGAGCTGGGTGTCGC TGGATCTGCAGCAGCTAATGCCATCTCACAGTATATACTGGCTTTGTTCCTGTATGTGTACATCTGCTGGAGGGGTCTGCACAAAGCCACTTGGGGAG GCTGGTCACTAGAAAGTCTGCAGGAATGGGGTCTCTTCATCAAGGTGGCCGTCCCCAGCATGTTCATGATTTGTCTGTCATGGTGGATATTTGAAATAGGAGGATTCCTGGCTGGTTTGATCAGTGAGGTTGAGCTGGGGGCTCAGTCCATCACCAATCAGCTGTGCGTCGCAGCGTCCATG TTCCCACTAGGCCTCACGGTGGCAGCCAGTGTGAGAGTTGGGAATGCTCTTGGTGCAGGAAACATAGAGCAGGCCAAGCTGTCTTGCAAAGTCCCCATCATCTGTGCAT TCACAGTTGCCTGTTTTGTTGGAGCTAGTCTCAGCGTCGCCAGAAACGTCATTGGATACATTTTCACCTCAGAGCT AGACATCGTCCAGAGGGTTGCTGATGTCATGCTCATATGTAGTTTCATGCATGTCTGTGATGCCACTGCG GGAGTGGCCGCAGGTGTTctcagaggagcaggaaaacAGTTGATCGGTGCTCTGTTTAATTTAGTGGGTTTCTACTTCATCGGCTTCCCCATTGGCGTGTCCCTTATGTTCGCAGCAAATATGGGGATCGTAG GACTATGGACAGGACTTGTCATTTGTGTATCACTGCAAGCCAcccttttcatcacatttttatgGAAGCTTGATTGGAAAAAGGCTGCGGAAGAG GCTCTCATAAGAGCAGGTGTCCAGATCTCTGAAGAAAAAGAGATGGTTGAGTTGGAGCACACGG ATTTAAATTCAAGCCAAGACCAAGAGGGGAGCACAGACTTGGACGTACGCAATCCAGGCCAAAGAGAGTTCACCGTTACCACAGTGGGAGACGTGCTGTCGGTAAAGCAGCTGGTTGTTTGGCGTGGACTAGCTCTGTTGATCATGATCATCATCCTTCTTGCTGGAATTATTGCCAGCATTTTTCTGGTGAGGATGTTAAAATGA
- the LOC125003672 gene encoding FERM and PDZ domain-containing protein 1, with the protein MEGQDRSRSPSRRASRVEQVVGRWLRRSRDLGSRSHSLSRDRAAVDGKAAESSVCDQRNYPFRFSVQIQLDPNLRSHGLTLSSQVPILVQDVTPGGPADGRLVPGDQLVKINNVAVDDLTPEQAAEIIRECQDTLTMTVLRIMVGPKSSFITPEKRAKLRSNPVKVHFAEEVEVNGHSQGNSLLFLPNVLKVYLENGQTKAFKFEPSTTVKDIVMTLKEKLSLSLIEHFSLVLEQQHSISKLLLLHDEERIQQVVQKKEAHDYRCLFRVCFMPKNLQVLLQEDPTAFEYLYLQGVNDVLQERFAVEMRCNTALRLAALHIQERLASCGQSSKTNLKMITKTWGIENFVSSTLLRNMREKDLRKAISYHMKKSQSQHNPKQKSLPVDQARINYLEELSDLKSFGGKSFGATMMLQDRESMVTLLVGARYGVSQVVNHKLSILSTLTEFTSITRIELLPESDKVSLVKIYLQDIKPITLLLESAAAKDMSCLIAGYCRVFVDPNLNIFPWIEGSKKHRVSAEEGYVSRCASDSDDSSDLDMEPLVHLVSHDEKPCPRLRSSSDPDGRKRKTRDRRGNKDSKEKEDRKLKEEKDANNEKSPVDKNREGKNEETVRHQDDGQIQIKVTHNDSGGQVGQEVQAAEEQPSVSEASDSCQTDSRVITSPSSDSLDALEEDDLVSCSSSSVHPNSSSRSFQLHPYSHRHLQPHLLTPPPAHCHPLINFSPHDREGGTCRRSGDGADPQLIQNSSDNLCSDDSSLCFAELSRLVDFLPSPPEASEEDDDEEAELRRRRKLLKEMDGVMSGAGEPESMEGGLHPMSLSPSSTSSHMDFVFNFDQSDARCYYNLCSNITPDSARSLAHPQHHDKEEEWVEMEEDESKADDLEVIPILHPPPGFGDSSSDEEFFDARDRFTSPEDPSSGAVPRDISVVDANKDGNAQVDSKGGEEEGGGRETLFQLRKRSRKRRSFMETDYTARVSYPEPDSKSKQDQASSRIHENLLAEASDAQILSSDPEPSEQTQNPSPTVSSLTHSEGEPAQLESKPILSKLCLHGPGEQTRVLKSTSRTRKQDMEMEPDTMESKSVTDLVKPASPTITVVRCRVDPDGKESADRRGDGKEEVEAEEEMSEGKEKEEKDESTAVAGNGPFTSHMFLPEEKGRKEEEKKQEVREYSSSLTKPLTGPEKPPKDSTPNTCLTDENKTSSNGLLLSPDSAPEINSCVENEVNMLESPLDNSSPPSYSPPPPPPSTPLPPVPVLHKSPALAKEEGDSENVETSNKILDFEIQSGSHVPETSNHTNKVTGQVTTSSTVTSDDVTDSTNSDNVFDDDDDDDGEVSNSVNGGSKRVKTTVATTYSIGGSAGGKASTPPNSNKSLPMAEAHTIIHSVNSDYTRAINSITAKLGAATSATSPTFNSGARSKSEVTPQSISNPNVDKPKSDPNTPRVEVEESLASPSLAKANAATVHNLCREPPSPTHFLFQTCSPTFMGRLSASTLRGKIQQLPLYLSRSQETLNQAGVGSVAPSPAEDNRCDNTEITIQVTDVHDVTQTINLEVDTTAESVESDDSDTTVTGSDVDGEFFTEVTSAKSLNSGPEVKEVIPHSPVQSEPKPQHLNQLLFSGPNENKPRPVTEPPVSIASLLQRESTDLKTDTPGPIKDAPQPNIKVTTSAEDIAGYKMSHQSPSTSPLLVVTTQNLNGPGIPFQGEPQILRRTSSDRPLMSLCGPSEPNPDPTNTPSSGCRVFTVCEDPSQTKVPADVGSAPPLKCEFSCGSVLSSGCESVVEGLQVPLDACGCPAVYTNCFSGGDSFDEELTVYEFSCRTQSGGVTQTSGAGLPLITTSPVPSFLSTSSTYSPSFPRSIIFSSSTSELNPLLSPLSDTSDCFMSQTHKDTISQLGQQRYPEPPTGFQVLRVDVDQLLSILESGGADRSGAGYGGRHLRDTCPVHFTENKRVLQIEARRLMSGCQKVVGIGQSPEEMLHSLADSFRTLVELAGICLWFSGCDRCDRRNAEAVAGLADVARSFRDFCLAAERASSKRTCQDLSTKLLAKQCTALTASVFCLTQLFRTLTAL; encoded by the exons ATGGAGGGGCAGGACAGGAGCCGCTCCCCGTCCCGCAGGGCCAGCCGGGTGGAGCAGGTGGTGGGACGGTGGCTGAGACGGTCCCGAGACTTAGGCAGCAGGTCTCACTCTCTGAGCAG AGATCGGGCTGCGGTGGATGGGAAGGCAGCAGAGTCCAGCGTCTGTGATCAGAGGAATTATCCTTTCCGCTTCAGTGTTCAGATCCAACTGGACCCAAACCTCCGCTCTCATGGACTCACTCTTTCCTCCCAGGTCCCCATCCTGGTGCAGGACGTCACCCCAG gtggCCCCGCAGATGGTCGGCTCGTCCCTGGCGACCAGCTTGTGAAGATCAATAACGTCGCTGTCGATGACCTGACCCCAGAGCAAGCTGCTGAAATAATCAG GGAGTGTCAAGACACGTTGACTATGACCGTCCTCAGAATAATGGTG GGCCCAAAGTCATCATTCATCACGCCAGAGAAGAGGGCTAAGCTCAGGTCCAACCCTGTGAAAGTCCACTTTGCTGAGGAGGTTGAAGTCAATGGACACTCTCAG GGGAACTCGCTGCTCTTCCTGCCTAACGTGCTGAAGGTGTATCTGGAGAACGGGCAGACCAAGGCCTTCAAATTTGAGCCCAGCACCACAGTAAAG GACATTGTGATGACACTGAAGGAAAAGCTTTCTCTGAGCCTCATCGAGCACTTCTCCCTggtgctggagcagcagcacagcatcagcaaactgctgctgctccacgaTGAGGAGAGGATACAGcag gtggTCCAGAAGAAGGAGGCCCACGACTACAGATGCCTGTTCCGTGTTTGTTTCATGCCCAAAAATCTCCaggtgctgctgcaggaggaccCCACCGCCTTCGAGTACCTCTACCTGCAG GGGGTGAATGATGTGCTGCAGGAGCGCTTTGCAGTGGAGATGAGGTGTAACACGGCCTTGCGACTCGCTGCGCTGCACATTCAGGAGAGACTGGCGAGCTGTGGACAATCATCCAAGACCAACCTGAAGATGATCAC GAAGACCTGGGGCATAGAGAACTTTGTGTCATCCACCTTGCTGAGGAACATGCGAGAGAAAGATCTGAGGAAGGCCATCAGCTACCACATGAAGAAGAGTCAATCGCAGCACAATCCCAAGCAGAAGAGCCTGCCGGTCGATCAGGCGCGCATCAACTATCTGGAGGAGCTGAGCGATCTCAAGTCATTTGGCGGGAAATCCTTTGGCGCCACCATGATG CTCCAGGACAGGGAGTCGATGGTGACTCTGTTGGTCGGGGCACGCTACGGGGTGAGTCAGGTTGTCAACCACAAGCTGAGCATCCTGTCCACACTCACAGAGTTCACCAGCATCACGCGCATCGAGCTGCTGCCTGAATCAGACAAGGTCAGCCTGGTGAAAATATACCTGCAGGACATCAAG CCCATCACATTACTATTGGAGTCAGCTGCTGCTAAGGATATGTCCTGTCTAATAGCTGGTTACTGTCGAGTGTTTGTGGACCCCAACCTCAACATATTTCCCTGGATCGAAGGCTCCAAGAAACACAGAGTCTCTGCTGAGGAag GTTACGTGTCGCGATGTGCGAGTGACTCAGACGACTCTTCAGACTTGGACATGGAACCGCTGGTCCACCTGGTGTCTCATGACGAGAAACCTTGTCCTCGTTTGAGATCATCGTCAGACCCTGACggacgaaaaagaaaaaccagagacaggaggggaaacaaagacagcaaagagaaggaggatagaaaactaaaagaagaaaaggatgcTAACAATGAAAAGTCCCCAGTAGATAAGAACAGAGAGGGCAAGAATGAAGAGACAGTAAGACATCAGGACGATGGACAAATACAAATCAAGGTAACGCACAATGACTCGGGGGGACAAGTTGGACAAGAAGTTcaagcagcagaggagcagcCGTCTGTATCTGAAGCATCGGATTCTTGTCAGACTGACTCTCGCGTGATCACCAGCCCCTCCAGTGACTCTCTCGACGCCCTAGAGGAAGACGACTTGGTTTCgtgttcctcttcctccgttCACCCGAATAGTTCCTCGCGCTCCTTCCAGCTTCACCCGTACTCTCACAGGCACCTTCAGcctcacctcctcacccctccaccAGCTCACTGCCATCCACTCATCAACTTCTCACCTCACGACAGAGAAGGAGGCACCTGCAGGAGGTCGGGCGATGGAGCAGATCCCCAGCTGATCCAAAACTCTTCAGACAACCTCTGCTCTGATGACAGCTCCCTGTGCTTTGCCGAGCTCTCCCGTCTTGTGGACTTCCTGCCGAGCCCTCCGGAGGCTAGTGAGGAAGACGACGACGAAGAAGCTGAGttaaggaggagaaggaaattGTTGAAAGAAATGGACGGGGTGATGAGCGGAGCAGGCGAACCAGAAAGCATGGAGGGCGGTTTACATCCAATGTCCCTGTCcccgtcctccacctcctcccacaTGGACTTTGTGTTTAACTTTGACCAAAGTGACGCTCGCTGCTACTACAACCTCTGCTCCAACATCACCCCCGACAGCGCGCGCAGCCTTGCCCACCCTCAGCACCATGACAAGGAAGAAGAGTGGGTGGAGATGGAAGAGGATGAGAGTAAGGCTGACGACCTGGAGGTGATCCCCATCCTCCATCCACCGCCTGGCTTCGGAGACAGCAGCTCTGATGAGGAGTTCTTTGACGCCAGGGACCGCTTCACCTCGCCTGAAGACCCGAGCTCAGGGGCCGTGCCAAGAG ATATCTCTGTGGTGGATGCAAACAAAGATGGAAATGCACAAGTAGACAgtaaaggaggagaggaagaagggggaGGCAGAGAAACATTATTTCAGCTCAGAAAAAGATCCCGGAAGCGGCGATCCTTCATGGAAACCGATTACACCGCCAGGGTGTCGTATCCAGAACCTGATTCTAAATCTAAGCAGGACCAGGCCTCCAGCAGGATTCATGAAAACCTCTTGGCAGAAGCCAGTGATGCCCAGATACTCAGTTCAGATCCCGAACCttcagagcaaacacaaaatcCCAGTCCCACCGTctcctctctcactcactctgaAGGGGAACCGGCTCAACTCGAGTCAAAACCCATCCTGTCAAAGCTCTGCTTGCATGGACCAGGAGAACAGACGAGAGTCTTAAAGTCAACCTCCAGGACCAGGAAGCAGGACATGGAGATGGAACCTGACACAATGGAGTCCAAATCAGTCACGGATCTGGTTAAGCCAGCGTCTCCTACCATCACTGTGGTCCGCTGCCGGGTGGATCCAGATGGGAAGGAGAGTGCTGATCGGAGGGGTGACggaaaggaggaagtggaagctgaggaggagatgagtgaaggaaaagagaaggaagagaaagatgagTCAACAGCTGTGGCAGGAAATGGGCCTTTCACTAGTCATATGTTTTTGccagaggagaaagggaggaaggaagaggagaagaaacaggaagtaagaGAGTACTCGTCCAGTTTAACGAAACCGCTCACAGGTCCTGAAAAGCCACCAAAAGACAGCACACCAAACACATGTTTAACAGATGAGAATAAAACGAGTAGTAACGGCCTTTTACTATCCCCAGACTCTGCCCCAGAGATAAACTCATGTGTAGAAAACGAGGTCAATATGCTTGAAAGTCCGCTTGACAATTCAAGCCCTCCGTCATATtcgccaccacctcctcctccttcaaccCCGCTACCTCCAGTACCAGTTCTTCACAAATCCCCGGCTTTGGCAAAGGAGGAAGGGGACAGTGAAAACGTGGAAACCTCAAACAAAATTCTAGATTTTGAAATACAAAGTGGATCCCACGTTCCAGAGACGAGTAATCACACCAACAAAGTCACAGGACAAGTTACAACCAGCTCTACTGTGACTAGTGATGACGTTACAGACAGCACCAACTCAGATAAcgtttttgatgatgatgatgatgatgatggtgaagtgAGTAATTCCGTAAATGGAGGCAGTAAGAGAGTCAAAACGACTGTAGCTACAACATATAGCATCGGTGGCTCAGCTGGAGGTAAAGCGAGTACGCCACCCAACAGTAATAAGTCTCTTCCGATGGCTGAAGCTCACACAATAATTCATTCCGTCAACTCTGACTATACTCGCGCTATAAACTCTATCACGGCGAAGCTTGGGGCTGCGACAAGTGCCACATCGCCTACTTTTAATTCAGGTGCTAGATCAAAAAGCGAGGTCACACCTCAAAGTATTTCAAATCCAAATGTAGACAAACCCAAAAGTGATCCCAACACGCCACGTGTTGAAGTCGAAGAAAGTTTAGCTAGCCCTAGCTTAGCAAAGGCTAACGCGGCTACAGTCCATAATCTCTGCAGAGAGCCTCCTTCTCCGACTCATTTCCTCTTCCAGACCTGTTCCCCAACTTTCATGGGTCGACTGTCTGCATCAACGCTTCGGGGAAAAATACAACAGCTGCCTCTTTATTTGTCGCGCTCCCAAGAAACTCTCAATCAAGCCGGGGTTGGGAGTGTAGCCCCAAGTCCTGCTGAGGACAACCGCTGTGACAACACAGAGATCACCATCCAAGTGACGGACGTTCATGATGTCACACAAACCATTAACTTAGAAGTGGACACAACAGCTGAGTCAGTGGAGTCGGATGATTCAGACACGACAGTCACAGGATCAGACGTGGATGGGGAGTTTTTTACAGAAGTAACCTCAGCAAAGAGTCTTAATTCAGGACCAGAGGTAAAGGAAGTAATTCCCCACTCGCCTGTCCAGTCTGAGCCCAAACCCCAACATCTAAATCAGCTTCTGTTCTCCGGACCTAACGAGAACAAACCGAGACCAGTAACAGAGCCTCCAGTCTCCATAGCGAGCCTCCTCCAAAGAGAGAGCACAGACCTAAAGACGGACACTCCTGGCCCTATAAAAGATGCTCCTCAACCAAACATCAAGGTCACTACGTCAGCTGAAGACATCGCAGGCTATAAAATGAGCCACCAGTCACCTTCCACCTCCCCCCTGCTAGTGGTGACCACACAGAACTTAAACGGGCCAGGGATTCCTTTTCAAGGAGAGCCACAGATATTAAGAAGGACCAGCAGCGACAGGCCTTTAATGAGTCTTTGTGGGCCTTCAGAGCCGAATCCAGACCCAACAAACACACCATCCTCGGGCTGTAGAGTCTTTACCGTCTGTGAGGACCCATCTCAGACGAAGGTCCCTGCCGACGTGGGGTCTGCTCCGCCTCTGAAGTGTGAGTTTAGCTGTGGCTCCGTACTCTCGTCCGGATGCGAGTCCGTCGTAGAGGGGCTGCAGGTGCCGCTCGATGCTTGTGGTTGCCCAGCGGTTTATACCAACTGTTTCAGTGGGGGGGACAGCTTCGACGAAGAGCTGACGGTCTACGAGTTCTCCTGCCGCACGCAGAGCGGCGGTGTAACCCAGACTTCTGGAGCCGGTCTTCCTCTCATCACCACTTCCCCAGTCCCCTCCTTTCtatccacctcctccacctactCCCCCTCGTTTCCACGCTCcatcattttctcctcctctacctctgaGCTCAACCCTCTCCTCTCGCCGCTTTCGGACACGTCTGATTGTTTCATGTCTCAAACGCACAAGGACACCATCAGTCAGCTGGGTCAGCAGCGCTACCCAGAACCTCCCACCGGCTTCCAGGTTCTCCGGGTGGACGTGGACCAGCTCCTCTCTATCCTGGAAAGTGGCGGCGCCGACCGATCCGGAGCCGGCTACGGAGGGCGCCACCTGAGGGACACCTGCCCCGTCCACTTTACGGAAAACAAGAGGGTGCTCCAGATCGAGGCGCGGCGGCTGATGTCGGGCTGCCAGAAGGTGGTGGGGATCGGGCAGAGCCCGGAGGAAATGCTCCACTCCCTGGCCGACAGCTTCCGGACCCTGGTGGAACTGGCGGGCATATGCCTCTGGTTCTCCGGCTGCGACAGGTGCGACCGGAGGAACGCGGAGGCGGTCGCAGGTCTGGCGGACGTGGCCCGGTCGTTCAGGGACTTCTGTCTGGCGGCAGAGCGCGCCAGCAGCAAACGCACCTGTCAGGACCTGAGCACCAAGCTCCTCGCCAAACAGTGCACGGCGCTCACCGCCTCCGTCTTCTGCCTCACCCAGCTGTTCCGCACCCTCACCGCGTTATGA